One genomic segment of Coffea arabica cultivar ET-39 chromosome 6e, Coffea Arabica ET-39 HiFi, whole genome shotgun sequence includes these proteins:
- the LOC113698860 gene encoding uncharacterized protein produces the protein MLNYFLVEHNKPKQATNVVEYYEEFEEWRNEMLALKPELSEEYFIDGFNFGLDWNIQMKLKRFRSPPKILYEAYLRAKIEEAVMEKHDSALDSPKGEQLMKENEGVEAEHNDIITNLKDESVVSHMFDGLCQRTPMDFLEENQHKTSAREYQEEKAKNQVCDRLAHNDCVISQGLSYELLTGELGWQQGSIDKEIFNSASPLHCPRNWSSVSREVKQKFIEILFKRPIMMIIGYRAIARPTFSLVICDVPAISFCKPQLYSSSMNGCRFMRFSCSVSGRTVSSTSLDLSLSKDNSGNEGLQRQKASSSLYAHPSLSQIRSEKAANRAPVYDFLRGIGVFPDELDGLELPVTVDVMCERVDFLHRLGLTVEDINNYPLVLGYSVKKNMVPVLDYLGKLGVKKSTFTEFLRRYPQVLHSSVVVDLAPVVKYLQGMDIKPNDIPRVLEKYPEVLGFKLEGTMSTLVAYLVGIGVARREIGGLLTRYPQILGVRVGRTVKPFVDYLESLGIPQLAIARLIEKRPFILGFGLEDRIKPNVESLLEFNVRKSLLASVIAQYPEIIGVDVQTRLCTRRDFLNSIIQLDPVGFGRVVEKMPQIVSLNNTAILKHLDFLKECGFSLEQVRKMVMACPQLLALNLDVMKVSFDYFQGKMARPLDDLVSFPAFFTYGLESTIKPRHAMIGKKGLKCSLAWFLNCSDEKFEERMTYDTIDMEEMEVESSFDMNSLLGTRTVVPISAISANRYFGLQFLAGLACNGYIGILLSVSNPGVTAGLQTLLGCVDANMQDLLKAVEKFLGLHYPDQVALKRLYMVGGATSRISALVAQLKQKNQQALPFSYTTCLLRIAKYQSEDFVWKLGTLFDILEDKDCLRGRLCHGV, from the coding sequence ATGCTGAATTACTTCCTGGTAGAGCATAATAAGCCTAAACAAGCAACTAACGTAGTAGAGTACTATGAGGAATTTGAAGAGTGGAGAAACGAGATGTTGGCTTTGAAACCAGAACTCAGTGAGGAATACTTTATTGATGGTTTTAACTTTGGGCTTGATTGGAATATCCAGATGAAGCTAAAGAGATTTAGGAGTCCACCCAAGATCTTGTATGAAGCATATCTCCGAGCAAAAATCGAGGAAGCCGTGATGGAGAAGCATGATTCTGCTCTTGATTCACCAAAAGGAGAGCAGCTTATGAAAGAAAATGAGGGTGTAGAGGCTGAACACAATGATATAATCACTAACTTGAAGGATGAAAGTGTAGTCAGCCACATGTTTGATGGGTTGTGCCAAAGGACTCCAATGGATTTTTTAGAGGAGAACCAACATAAAACATCAGCAAGGGAATATCAAGAAGAAAAAGCTAAAAACCAAGTGTGTGATAGATTGGCTCACAACGATTGTGTTATCTCTCAAGGGCTTAGCTATGAATTGCTTACAGGGGAGCTAGGTTGGCAACAAGGCTCTATAGACAAGGAAATATTTAACTCTGCTTCACCGCTCCACTGTCCCAGAAATTGGTCTTCGGTCAGCCGTGAGGTAAAGCAAAAGTTCATTGAGATTTTATTTAAAAGACCAATCATGATGATCATAGGCTACAGGGCCATTGCCCGGCCTACTTTCTCCCTTGTCATTTGTGACGTGCCTGCCATTTCCTTCTGTAAGCCTCAACTGTATTCTTCTTCCATGAATGGATGTAGATTCATGCGGTTTAGTTGTTCAGTTTCTGGTAGAACCGTTTCATCTACTTCTCTAGACTTATCTTTGTCCAAGGACAATTCTGGTAATGAAGGGCTTCAAAGGCAAAAGGCTTCTTCCTCTTTGTATGCTCATCCTAGTTTGTCACAGATTAGGAGTGAGAAGGCAGCCAATCGAGCCCCTGTTTATGATTTCTTGAGGGGAATTGGTGTTTTCCCTGATGAGCTTGATGGATTGGAGCTCCCTGTCACTGTAGATGTAATGTGCGAACGTGTGGACTTTCTTCACAGATTAGGCCTCACTGTTGAGGATATAAACAATTACCCACTGGTTCTTGGCTACAGTGTCAAGAAAAACATGGTTCCCGTCCTTGATTACCTCGGCAAGTTGGGTGTTAAAAAATCTACGTTTACAGAATTCTTGCGTAGATACCCACAAGTCCTCCATTCTAGTGTTGTTGTCGATCTTGCACCGGTAGTTAAGTATCTTCAAGGAATGGATATCAAGCCAAATGATATTCCTCGGGTTCTGGAGAAGTATCCTGAAGTATTGGGGTTTAAGCTGGAAGGCACCATGAGTACTTTAGTGGCTTACTTGGTTGGAATAGGGGTCGCAAGGAGAGAAATTGGTGGGCTACTAACTAGATACCCCCAAATATTAGGAGTGAGAGTTGGCCGTACAGTCAAACCATTTGTGGATTATCTAGAAAGCTTGGGAATACCACAATTAGCCATAGCTAGACTAATAGAGAAAAGACCTTTTATTCTTGGATTTGGACTTGAAGACAGGATCAAGCCAAATGTTGAGTCCCTTTTAGAGTTCAATGTTAGGAAATCGTTGCTTGCATCTGTCATTGCACAGTATCCTGAAATTATAGGAGTAGATGTTCAAACAAGACTTTGCACTCGAAGGGACTTTCTTAATTCAATCATCCAATTGGATCCTGTTGGTTTTGGGAGAGTTGTAGAGAAGATGCCACAGATTGTCAGCCTCAATAATACTGCCATATTGAAGCATTTGGATTTCCTCAAGGAATGCGGATTTTCCTTGGAACAAGTGAGAAAGATGGTGATGGCCTGTCCCCAACTGCTTGCTCTAAATCTTGATGTCATGAAAGTAAGCTTTGATTACTTCCAGGGAAAAATGGCAAGACCGTTGGATGACTTGGTTTCTTTCCCAGCCTTTTTCACTTATGGTCTTGAGTCAACTATTAAACCAAGACATGCAATGATTGGAAAGAAGGGTTTGAAATGTTCTCTTGCTTGGTTCCTTAATTGTTCTGATGAGAAATTTGAGGAGCGGATGACATATGACACTATTGACATGGAAGAGATGGAAGTTGAGTCATCATTTGACATGAACTCTTTACTTGGTACTAGAACAGTGGTAccaatttctgcaatttctgcAAATAGGTACTTTGGTCTGCAATTTCTGGCTGGCTTGGCCTGTAATGGCTACATAGGAATTCTCCTATCTGTTTCAAATCCAGGAGTAACAGCAGGACTTCAAACCTTGCTTGGGTGTGTTGATGCTAACATGCAAGACCTTTTAAAGGCAGTAGAGAAATTCCTTGGTTTGCATTATCCGGATCAAGTTGCTCTTAAAAGATTATATATGGTTGGTGGTGCTACTTCTAGAATTTCAGCTCTTGTTGCTCAGCTAAAACAGAAGAATCAGCAAGCTTTGCCATTTTCTTATACTACTTGCTTGCTGCGAATTGCCAAATATCAATCCGAAGActttgtttggaagcttggaactTTGTTCGACATCCTTGAGGACAAGGATTGTTTAAGGGGGAGGCTCTGTCATGGAGTATGA
- the LOC113695537 gene encoding uncharacterized protein yields MLKAAQSPLSDHQIQRPKSGRKPLQPKNSPATPVVITPHQKPKQNAPTDRIEVSVLDNDSNKENVNPLFATPVKNEEFRIEQFDSSLAEELSAIREKLERLRIEKEKTEKMLSERDLVLDLQMNELHKRGESQKMLEIEVDRLYRLKQLKLSCMGISPIRSLRNKAKEKGEGTKTDYRDEVNPEESL; encoded by the exons ATGTTGAAGGCTGCCCAATCTCCATTATCCGACCACCAGATCCAACGGCCGAAAAGTGGCCGGAAGCCACTGCAGCCAAAGAATTCTCCGGCCACTCCTGTTGTCATCACACCCCACCAAAAACCGAAGCAAAATGCTCCAActgatcggattgaggtgtcAGTGTTGGATAATGACTCGAACAAGGAGAACGTGAATCCCCTTTTTGCCACCCCGGTGAAGAATGAAGAATTCAGGATCGAACAATTCGATTCGTCCCTGGCTGAGGAGCTGAGTGCCATTCGCGAGAAGCTCGAGAGGTTGAGGATAGAGAAGGAGAAGACGGAGAAGATGCTCAGTGAGAGGGATTTGGTTCTAGATTTGCAGATGAATGAGCTGCACAAGAGAGGCGAATCTCAGAAGATGCTCGAAATCGAGGTTGATAGGCTGTATCGATTGAAGCAGCTCAAGTTATCTTGCATG GGCATTTCGCCAATCCGATCGCTGAGAAATAAGGCAAAAGAAAAGGGCGAG GGAACGAAAACTGATTACAGGGATGAAGTTAACCCGGAGGAAAGCCTGTGA
- the LOC140009574 gene encoding uncharacterized protein isoform X2, whose protein sequence is MRDRGTGRGKGRGSDHNNGPLCGIGLWNGQGVSTSKTYIPFDSKIPSTSKTGQSPPIQLWTITLTFGANLISTTTVATTNLPSTSSKVKTTATTKRPRTNSGDAKTGSSKGNSGVAKTGIVQTKSTRFGEAVFSSQGSSTTTRRSTVVHTPGCVVQ, encoded by the exons ATGAGAGATAGAGGTACAGGCAGAGGTAAGGGTAGGGGTTCGGACCACAACAATGGCCCACTATGTGGCATTGGACTTTGGAATGGCCAAGGGGTATCAACAAGTAAAACATATATCCCATTTGACTCTAAG ATTCCAAGTACTTCAAAGACTGGCCAATCCCCCCCAATCCAACTG TGGACAATAACACTAACATTTGGTGCCAATTTAATTTCAACTACTACTGTTGCTACCACCAACTTACCAAGTACAAGTTCAAAAGTAAAAACTACAGCAACAACTAAAAGACCAAGAACCAATTCGGGTGATGCTAAAACTGGAAGTTCGAAAGGCAATTCAGGTGTTGCTAAAACTGGAATT GTTCAAACCAAGAGTACTAGATTTGGAGAAGCTGTGTTCTCTAGCCAAGGATCTTCAACTACAACTAGACGTTCAACAGTTGTGCACACACCTGGATGTGTAGTGCAGTGA
- the LOC113694637 gene encoding uncharacterized protein has translation MISRPTYPEKLFQFIASKTPCHDLAWDVGTGSGQAARTLAGIYKNVVATDTSPKQLEFAVKLPNITYQCTPPEMSISELEQTVSAESSVDLVTSATAMHWFDLPNFYQQVKWILKEPDGVIAAWSYTKAEINASAANALLQKLYDDSDPYLDPRARFFLHDKYRTIDFPFQPVDGLDHTGPLEFKMEWLMDLDDCFAFIKSWAHYQAAKDTGVELLHDDFVQDFTRAWHEDGNPKKIATFRINLRIGKVGNGSK, from the exons ATGATAAGCAGGCCAACTTACCCAGAGAAACTGTTCCAGTTCATAGCATCCAAGACACCGTGCCATGACCTTGCTTGGGATGTAGGCACGGGCAGTGGCCAGGCTGCGAGAACT TTGGCTGGGATATACAAGAACGTGGTAGCCACAGACACGAGCCCAAAGCAACTGGAATTTGCAGTCAAGCTTCCCAACATTACATATCAATGCACCCCTCCTGAGATGTCTATTTCCGAGCTTGAGCAAACGGTCTCAGCAGAATCAAGTGTTGATTTAGTGACAAGTGCTACAGCCATGCATTGGTTTGATCTTCCAAATTTCTACCAGCAAGTGAAGTGGATACTAAAAGAGCCTGACGGAGTAATTGCAGCATGGTCCTATACTAAGGCAGAGATCAACGCTAGCGCCGCTAATGCTCTTCTCCAGAAACTGTATGATGATAGTGATCCTTACTTAGATCCACGAGCCAGATTTTTCCTACACGACAAGTATAGAACCATTGACTTCCCCTTTCAGCCAGTCGATGGACTCGACCACACTGGACCACTCGAATTCAAAATGGAATGGTTGATGGATTTAGATGACTGTTTCGCATTCATAAAGTCATGGGCACATTACCAAGCTGCAAAAGATACCGGAGTTGAACTCTTGCATGATGACTTTGTTCAAGACTTCACTCGTGCTTGGCATGAAGATGGCAATCCCAAAAAGATTGCTACTTTTCGTATTAACCTAAGGATTGGAAAAGTTGGGAACGGGAGCAAGTGA